CATCACCATTGAGCGCGACGCGCTGTCACAGTGGCTGGACAAAAACGGCGAAATCCGCGGAAAGCTAAACGGTATTGGCTTTGCCCAGGTACTGAATCTGGAAGTGGATACCAGCTTGCATCTGGTAATCCGCGATGTGAGTTTACAAGGCTCTCGTCTCGCGTTGCCTGGGAATGCCTCGGAGAATGTTCCGGAAGAGATAAAACAGCAGCTCGAAGCACTCGATACTGAATGGCACCAGCAGCACACGCGCTTCAGCGAACAACAAAAATGTCTCTTTATTCATAGCGACTGGTTAGGTCGTATCGAAGCCAGCCTGCAGGATGTCAGCGCGCAGATCAAACAGGCGCGTCAATGCTAACTCTGGATACGCTCAATGTGATGCTGGCAGTCGGAGAGGAGGGGATGATCGAGGAGATCCTGCTCACCTTGCTCGCCTCGCCTCAGCTGGCAGCATTCTTTGAAAAGTTTCCCCGTATAAAAAAGGCTGTCACTGACGATCTTCCGCGCTGGCGGGATAATCTTCGCCGCCGGCTAAAAGAGACCGAAGTCCCGCCGGAACTGACTGAAGAAGTGGTGTGTTATCAGCAAAGCCAACGGCTCTCGACCGCACAATTCATCATCCAGCTCCCGCAGATCCTGACACTACTCGATAAAGTGCATTCTCCTTATGCAGCCCAGGCTCATCAGTTGGTCACGGACAACGCCAGCTTTACACCCGCGCTGCATACGCTCTTTTTACAGCGATGGCGACTCAGCCTGGTGGTACAGACTACTTCGCTCAATCAGCAGCTTCTGGAAGAAGAACGCGAACAGTTACTCAGTGAAGTTCAGGAGCGGATGACCCTAAGCGGCCAGCTGGAGCAGGTGCTGGTGGAAAACGAAAACTCAGCCGGGCGTCTTTGGGATATGAGCGCCGGGCAGATCCGGCGCGGCGACTATCAGCTGATCGTTAAATATGGCGATTTTCTGGCACAACAACCCGAGCTGATGCAGATCGCTGAACAACTTGGCCGTTCGCGGGAAGCGAAGTCAGTGCCGAAGAAAGATGCGCCGATGGAGACCTTCCGCACCCTGGTGCGCGAACCGGCGACGGTGCCGGAACAGGTCGACGGCCTGCAGCAGAGCGATGATATCCTGCGCCTTCTGCCGACGGAGCTGGCGACGCTAGGCATCACCGAGCTGGAATATGAATTCTACCGTAGGCTGGTGGAGAAACAGCTCCTGACCTATCGCCTGCACGGTGAGTCCTGGCGCGAGAAAATCAGTCAGCGCCCGGTCGTTCATCAGGATTTTGACGAGCAGCCGCGTGGGCCATTTATCGTCTGCGTCGATACTTCCGGGTCGATGGGCGGTTTTAACGAACAATGCGCCAAAGCATTTTGCCTGGCGCTAATGCGCGTGGCCCTCGCCGATCGGCGCCGCTGCTTTATTATGTTGTTTTCCAGTGAAGTGGTGGGATACGAGCTGACAGGAGAGCAAGGTATTGAGCAGGCGATCCGCTTTTTGAGCCAGCGTTTTCGTGGCGGCACCGACATCGCCAGCTGTTTTCGCGCCATCGCAGAACGCATGCAGGGCGGAGACTGGTATGACGCGGATGCGGTGGTGATTTCCGATTTTATTGCCCAGCGGCTGCCGGATGATGTGGTCGCGAAGGTGAAATCGTTACAGCGGGATCAACAGCATCGTTTTCACGCTGTCGCCATGTCGCAACATGGAAAACCCGGCATCATGCGCATCTTCGATCATATCTGGCGCTTTGATACCGGGTTGCGTAGCCGCCTGGTCAGACGTTGGCGGCGTTAGGATTACAGCAAGGAACCGACGCTTTCACGAACCTGCTGCGGCCACACGCCACATTGTACTTGTCCGATATGGGAAAGTTGCAGCAACAACATTGTCAGACGCGACTGGCCGATACCGCCACCGATAGTTTGCGGCATTTCGCCGCGCAGCAGGGCCTGGTGCCATTCGAGCTTCAGGCGATCTTCATCCCCCGTTGTCGCCAGCTGGCGCTTCAGCGCGTCGGCGTCCACCCGAATGCCCATTGAAGAAAGCTCGAACGCATCTTCCAGAATCGGGTTCCACACTAAAATATCGCCGTTCAGACCAGCCAGTTCACGCTCATCGCGGGTACTCCAGTCATCATAGTCTGGGGCACGGACGTCGTGGCGTTGACCGTCAGACAGCTTGCCACCGATACCGATCAGGAAGACGGCGCCCAGCTCTTTAGCGATTGCGCGCTCACGGCCTTTGGCATCGAGATCCGGGAAACGGCTCAGCAGATCCTGACTATGAACAAAATGGATCGCGTCTGGCAGGAACGGTGCCAGACCGAACTCTTCACTCACCGCCGCT
Above is a window of Lelliottia jeotgali DNA encoding:
- a CDS encoding Aspartate--ammonia ligase, coding for MKTAYIAKQRQISFVKSHFSRQLEEKLGLIEVQAPILSRVGDGTQDNLSGCEKAVQVKVKTLPDAQFEVVHSLAKWKRQTLGQHDFSAGEGLYTHMKALRPDEDRLTAIHSVYVDQWDWERVMGDGERHLGTLKSTVEAIYAGIKATEAAVSEEFGLAPFLPDAIHFVHSQDLLSRFPDLDAKGRERAIAKELGAVFLIGIGGKLSDGQRHDVRAPDYDDWSTRDERELAGLNGDILVWNPILEDAFELSSMGIRVDADALKRQLATTGDEDRLKLEWHQALLRGEMPQTIGGGIGQSRLTMLLLQLSHIGQVQCGVWPQQVRESVGSLL